One stretch of Francisella sp. LA112445 DNA includes these proteins:
- the alaS gene encoding alanine--tRNA ligase, translated as MITTKELRNKFINYFKSKDHSHQLSSSLIPFGDETLLFTNAGMVQFKDVFLGAEKKDFSRAVTVQKCLRAGGKHNDLDNVGYTARHHTFFEMLGNFSFGDYFKKEAIEFAWEFLTKEIKLPVDRLWVTIYATDDEAFDVWHNNIGLPQERIIRIDTADNFWSMGDTGPCGPCTEIFYDHGEDVSGGLPGTPDEDGDRYIEIWNIVFMQYNRHADGSTTDLPRPSVDTGMGLERIAAVLQDVHSNYEIDLFQALIKKAQQITNATDNNSASLKVIADHIRSCAFLIADGVLPSNEGRGYVLRRIIRRAIRHGNKLGANEVFFYKLVEELINQMGQAYPQLVEKRELIEKTLIKEEELFLKTIENGIKIFEAEIENLKDNTISGDVAFKLYDTYGFPLDLTADMAREKGLKVDETTFQKLMQEQKQRSKDAGKFNIDYNNMISSEVKSEFKGYSTLIEDAKVLEIYQAGDAVDSLTEQVEAVIILDKTPFYAESGGQVGDKGILQGVGVEFIVEDVQKSGNAILHIGKLSKGTLRINDEVTARVNDQKRLAIAANHSATHLLHKALKIVLGDHAEQKGSLVDERKLRFDFTHDKAISREQIQQVETLVNQQIRINYPVNTIETSQEKAKNMGAEALFGEKYGDIVRVISMGDFSIEFCGGTHVSRTGDIGLFKIVSEGGIASGIRRIEAITTQQAIDYTFEMENKVVTIKESLKANDSNIFDKLKSLLEQVKSQEKQIAKLKKDLLSGSSSDIKEQKYGDKTVVVANIEGVDVKTLREKIDDYKSKNDKIIVVLSTVNSDKVQFVIGVSKTLTSLVKAGDIAKELSSHIDGKGGGRPDMAQGGGNNSANIDTALTEVEKFICKSIKE; from the coding sequence ATGATTACTACTAAAGAGTTACGTAATAAATTTATAAATTATTTTAAGTCGAAAGACCATTCACATCAGCTAAGTTCTTCACTGATTCCATTTGGAGATGAAACATTACTTTTTACAAATGCTGGAATGGTTCAATTTAAAGATGTTTTTCTGGGAGCTGAGAAAAAAGATTTTTCCCGTGCTGTGACTGTACAAAAATGTTTAAGAGCAGGTGGTAAACACAACGATTTAGATAATGTTGGCTACACTGCAAGACATCATACATTTTTTGAGATGTTAGGCAATTTTAGCTTTGGAGATTATTTTAAGAAAGAAGCTATTGAGTTTGCTTGGGAGTTTTTGACTAAAGAAATTAAGCTTCCTGTTGATAGATTGTGGGTGACTATATACGCTACCGATGATGAGGCTTTTGATGTTTGGCATAATAATATTGGTTTACCGCAAGAGAGAATTATTCGCATAGATACAGCTGATAATTTTTGGTCAATGGGGGACACTGGTCCATGTGGTCCATGTACTGAGATTTTTTATGATCATGGTGAGGATGTATCTGGGGGGTTGCCAGGAACTCCTGATGAAGATGGTGATAGGTACATTGAGATATGGAATATTGTATTTATGCAATATAATCGTCATGCTGATGGTAGCACTACAGATTTGCCAAGACCTTCAGTAGATACAGGAATGGGGTTAGAGAGAATAGCTGCTGTTTTACAAGATGTGCATAGTAACTACGAGATAGATCTTTTCCAAGCTTTGATTAAAAAGGCTCAGCAAATTACAAATGCTACGGATAATAACTCAGCATCCTTAAAAGTGATTGCAGATCATATTCGTTCTTGTGCATTTTTAATCGCAGATGGTGTTTTACCATCTAATGAAGGTAGAGGATATGTTTTACGTAGAATTATCCGTCGCGCAATTCGTCACGGTAATAAACTAGGTGCAAATGAGGTATTTTTTTATAAGCTTGTTGAAGAGCTAATTAATCAAATGGGACAAGCATATCCTCAACTAGTTGAAAAAAGAGAGCTTATAGAAAAAACTTTAATAAAAGAAGAAGAGCTTTTCTTAAAAACTATTGAAAATGGTATAAAAATATTTGAAGCAGAGATAGAAAACTTAAAAGATAATACAATCTCTGGAGATGTCGCCTTCAAACTATATGATACTTATGGTTTTCCGCTAGATTTGACAGCAGATATGGCAAGAGAAAAAGGTTTGAAAGTTGATGAGACTACTTTTCAGAAGCTAATGCAAGAGCAAAAACAAAGATCAAAAGATGCAGGTAAATTTAATATTGACTATAACAATATGATTAGCTCTGAGGTTAAATCTGAATTTAAAGGATATTCAACCTTAATAGAGGATGCAAAGGTTCTTGAAATTTATCAAGCTGGAGATGCTGTAGATAGTTTAACAGAGCAAGTAGAAGCCGTTATTATTTTAGATAAGACTCCTTTTTATGCTGAATCTGGAGGTCAGGTTGGTGATAAGGGTATTCTTCAAGGAGTAGGTGTAGAGTTTATCGTTGAAGATGTACAAAAGTCAGGTAATGCTATCTTACATATAGGTAAATTATCGAAAGGGACTCTTCGAATAAATGATGAAGTAACTGCAAGAGTAAATGATCAAAAAAGATTAGCTATAGCTGCAAATCATAGTGCTACACATTTATTACATAAAGCCTTAAAGATTGTACTAGGAGATCATGCAGAGCAAAAGGGATCATTAGTTGATGAAAGAAAACTAAGATTTGACTTTACTCATGATAAGGCTATTTCTAGAGAGCAAATCCAACAGGTTGAAACTCTAGTAAATCAACAGATCAGAATAAACTACCCTGTTAATACGATAGAAACTTCTCAAGAAAAAGCCAAAAACATGGGTGCAGAGGCTCTTTTTGGTGAGAAATATGGTGATATTGTTAGAGTAATATCGATGGGTGATTTTTCAATAGAGTTTTGTGGTGGTACTCATGTAAGTCGTACAGGAGATATCGGTTTATTTAAGATAGTCTCAGAAGGAGGTATTGCTTCTGGTATTAGAAGAATTGAGGCTATAACTACACAACAGGCTATTGATTATACTTTTGAAATGGAGAATAAAGTTGTTACTATCAAAGAGTCTTTAAAGGCAAATGATAGTAATATCTTTGATAAATTAAAATCTTTATTAGAGCAAGTAAAAAGCCAAGAAAAACAGATTGCTAAATTAAAGAAAGATTTATTATCTGGATCAAGTAGTGATATCAAAGAACAAAAGTATGGTGATAAAACTGTAGTTGTTGCTAATATAGAAGGTGTAGATGTTAAGACCTTACGTGAAAAGATAGATGATTATAAATCTAAGAATGATAAGATAATCGTTGTTCTAAGCACGGTAAACTCTGACAAAGTTCAGTTTGTAATTGGTGTAAGTAAAACATTAACTTCACTAGTAAAAGCAGGCGATATTGCTAAAGAGTTGAGTTCTCACATAGATGGTAAAGGTGGAGGTCGTCCTGATATGGCTCAGGGTGGAGGTAATAACTCGGCAAATATAGATACTGCTTTGACTGAGGTTGAAAAATTTATTTGTAAAAGTATAAAAGAGTAA
- a CDS encoding ATP-dependent helicase, whose product MQYTSEQQKIINHDINKHALVSAVAGSGKTQTLIARIEYLISKGVAPNKILVLMYNKSAQLDFANRLKRVLRPEISRLINVRTMHSLGNSFLQAFAKAGYLKIEKILKEYEVDSIIQKLLKLYQKEFKITKDIDNERVESFKEYISLLKSDLTLSNQRIKELSAKEKKLLDKVFVEFNKECEKQKAITYDDMIYLPAKLFEKDSSSVARANNLYSYIIIDEYQDINQAQQFFLKCLVGDNTYVMAVGDVDQTIYQWLGSTPYYMLEGFKKDFKNVTQYQLSYTFRYGDLVSLMANNIITNNKKRHNNLCITYPKLEDKTTDISILDNSDKVVLKLKALIDSGVKADQIAILVRKYNSTTVFELSCLYNDLAYNVVADKNIFSENLFKAIYGYLMLFNKGYGFEKHTEEQRVEFIKSMLDYPSLYLKKDIKQKLAQEIAKDVSQAMTLIANLTETVDKPFKEKNILAVSSSWRAIFNNTRIKKSERAINFILENLDLEKQISKVSGETHSSKSKLQIIDGIASFAKSKKSSLVEFIELLHNLYLKSNQQDSNDPDQIQIMSMHRAKGLEWDYVVVHDVTEGGFFGDKNTKISDEVIEEERRLFYVAITRVKKHLFIVSADDISRLSAWYQIKKNSYPKDLKCKNSLRFLYEGNLVESESYLENFSSLENTEIKNKIIKKYHQKVSNI is encoded by the coding sequence ATGCAATATACATCTGAACAACAAAAAATTATCAATCATGATATCAATAAGCATGCGTTAGTCTCAGCTGTTGCTGGTAGTGGGAAAACTCAAACTCTTATTGCTAGAATTGAGTACTTAATATCTAAAGGAGTTGCGCCAAATAAAATACTGGTATTGATGTATAATAAATCAGCCCAACTTGACTTTGCCAATAGGCTTAAGAGAGTTCTTAGACCTGAAATATCTAGATTAATCAATGTTCGAACAATGCATTCGTTAGGTAATAGCTTTTTACAAGCTTTTGCAAAAGCAGGCTATCTTAAGATTGAAAAGATTCTTAAAGAGTATGAAGTAGACAGCATTATTCAAAAATTGTTAAAGCTATATCAAAAAGAGTTTAAAATAACCAAAGATATTGATAATGAAAGGGTAGAGAGTTTTAAAGAGTATATTTCACTACTTAAGTCTGACCTTACTTTGAGTAACCAAAGGATAAAAGAGCTAAGTGCAAAAGAGAAAAAACTCCTAGATAAGGTCTTTGTTGAGTTTAATAAAGAATGTGAAAAGCAAAAAGCAATTACATACGATGATATGATATATTTGCCAGCAAAGCTATTTGAAAAAGATAGCTCAAGTGTTGCTCGAGCAAATAACTTATATTCATATATAATTATTGATGAGTATCAAGATATAAATCAAGCACAACAATTTTTTCTAAAATGTTTAGTTGGTGATAATACCTATGTAATGGCTGTTGGAGATGTGGATCAAACTATCTATCAGTGGCTTGGTTCAACACCATACTATATGTTAGAAGGATTTAAAAAAGATTTTAAAAATGTAACACAATATCAATTATCTTATACATTTCGTTATGGGGATTTGGTCTCTCTTATGGCAAACAATATTATTACTAATAATAAGAAGCGCCATAATAATTTATGCATAACATATCCAAAGTTAGAAGATAAAACTACAGATATTAGTATCTTAGATAACAGTGATAAGGTTGTTTTAAAATTAAAGGCTTTGATTGATAGTGGTGTAAAAGCAGATCAGATTGCGATACTAGTCCGTAAGTATAATTCAACCACAGTTTTTGAGCTAAGTTGTTTGTATAATGATTTAGCTTATAATGTTGTTGCTGACAAAAATATTTTCAGTGAGAATCTTTTTAAAGCAATATATGGCTACTTGATGTTGTTTAATAAAGGTTATGGTTTTGAAAAACATACCGAAGAACAGCGTGTTGAGTTTATAAAGTCAATGCTAGATTATCCATCACTATATTTAAAAAAAGATATTAAGCAAAAATTAGCACAAGAAATAGCTAAAGATGTTTCCCAAGCTATGACTTTAATAGCAAATCTCACAGAAACAGTAGATAAGCCTTTTAAAGAAAAAAATATATTAGCAGTTTCAAGTAGTTGGAGAGCTATTTTCAACAATACTAGAATAAAAAAATCTGAGCGTGCGATAAACTTTATTTTAGAAAATTTAGACTTAGAAAAACAAATTTCTAAAGTATCAGGCGAGACTCATTCAAGTAAATCAAAGCTTCAGATCATAGATGGCATAGCTAGTTTTGCAAAGAGTAAAAAAAGTTCACTAGTTGAGTTTATTGAGCTATTGCATAATCTTTACCTTAAATCTAATCAGCAAGACAGTAATGATCCAGATCAAATTCAGATAATGTCAATGCATAGGGCTAAAGGTCTTGAATGGGATTATGTGGTTGTCCATGATGTTACTGAAGGTGGTTTTTTTGGTGATAAGAATACCAAGATTTCTGATGAAGTTATTGAGGAAGAAAGAAGGCTATTTTATGTTGCTATTACTCGGGTGAAAAAACATCTGTTTATAGTTTCAGCTGATGATATAAGTAGATTATCAGCATGGTATCAAATCAAAAAGAATTCCTATCCAAAAGACTTAAAGTGCAAAAATAGTCTAAGATTCCTTTATGAAGGGAACCTGGTAGAAAGTGAAAGTTACTTAGAAAACTTTAGTTCCCTAGAGAATACGGAAATAAAAAATAAGATTATAAAAAAATATCACCAAAAGGTTTCAAATATTTAA
- the rsfS gene encoding ribosome silencing factor: MTTDQRLHIVTEALDDLKGLDIQTIDVEHLTDMMDKVVICTASSTTHAKALSKNLEQELKKNKVSILGIEGDNKSDWILVDTGDIVAHIMLEETRNLYALEKLWDIKRTDS, from the coding sequence ATGACTACAGACCAAAGATTACATATTGTGACAGAAGCACTAGATGATCTAAAAGGATTAGACATCCAAACTATCGATGTAGAACATCTAACAGATATGATGGACAAAGTTGTAATTTGTACAGCTTCATCAACTACTCATGCTAAGGCTCTATCAAAAAATCTTGAACAAGAACTTAAGAAAAACAAAGTCTCTATCTTAGGTATCGAAGGTGATAATAAATCTGACTGGATCTTAGTGGATACTGGAGACATTGTAGCTCATATAATGCTTGAAGAAACTAGAAATCTATATGCATTAGAAAAACTTTGGGACATCAAACGTACTGACAGCTAA
- the queG gene encoding tRNA epoxyqueuosine(34) reductase QueG: MKLKLSLQQWQKVKDYALNELNLSSISRADCDLSEYIPYYNQWIEKGYHADLDYMVKHGSKRYIPDELVPGTNSVIVATLNYLNRPVSIKSEVKKLRTTDDIADISIYAHGRDYHKVMKKKLQRLGQYIDDLTGGHQFRVFTDSAPVLERPLAEKAGLGWQGKSSMLMNKTQGSFFFIGVIYSNLDLSKLPNQAKHVDSCGKCQACIKLCPTGAIQPGKMIDSRKCVSYLTIENKNAIPLELRDKIGTRIYGCDDCQLVCPFNDDAPTTTEKDFQQRDFLVNKPLLELFAWTKDDFDKYTQGSAIRRIGYDAWMRNIAIAIGNSPYNERNIQALIAKKDDFRNNPLLLEHISWAINKQQRLAQKEHK; encoded by the coding sequence ATGAAGCTTAAGCTTTCTTTACAACAGTGGCAGAAAGTTAAAGACTACGCCCTTAACGAGCTAAACTTATCATCAATCTCAAGAGCTGACTGTGATCTTTCTGAATATATACCATACTATAATCAATGGATAGAAAAGGGATACCATGCAGATCTTGATTACATGGTTAAGCATGGTTCAAAAAGATATATCCCTGATGAACTAGTTCCTGGCACAAACAGTGTTATTGTTGCTACGTTAAACTATCTTAATCGACCAGTATCAATAAAATCTGAAGTCAAAAAACTAAGAACAACAGATGATATTGCTGATATTTCAATATATGCTCATGGTCGAGACTATCATAAAGTAATGAAGAAGAAGTTACAAAGATTAGGGCAATATATTGATGATCTAACCGGTGGACATCAATTTAGAGTATTTACAGATAGTGCCCCTGTATTAGAAAGACCTCTAGCTGAAAAAGCTGGACTTGGTTGGCAAGGTAAAAGCTCGATGTTAATGAACAAAACTCAAGGATCATTCTTTTTTATTGGTGTTATATATAGCAATTTAGATCTATCTAAACTTCCTAACCAAGCTAAACACGTTGACTCATGTGGAAAGTGCCAAGCATGTATCAAGCTTTGCCCTACAGGTGCTATACAACCAGGAAAAATGATTGATTCTCGAAAATGTGTATCCTATTTAACAATTGAAAATAAAAATGCTATACCATTAGAGCTTAGAGATAAAATAGGAACTAGAATATATGGCTGTGATGATTGTCAACTAGTTTGCCCATTTAATGATGATGCGCCGACAACAACTGAAAAAGATTTTCAACAAAGAGATTTTTTAGTGAACAAACCTTTACTAGAGCTATTTGCATGGACAAAAGATGATTTTGATAAATATACTCAAGGATCTGCCATTCGTAGGATAGGCTATGATGCTTGGATGAGAAATATAGCCATAGCAATAGGAAATTCACCATATAATGAGAGAAATATTCAAGCTTTGATAGCTAAAAAAGATGATTTTAGAAACAACCCTCTATTATTAGAGCATATTAGCTGGGCGATAAACAAACAACAAAGATTAGCTCAAAAAGAACATAAATGA
- a CDS encoding FKBP-type peptidyl-prolyl cis-trans isomerase N-terminal domain-containing protein → MKLTKTLLVAPLVAGALISSSFAATDTKSNISYSVGYTMGKTLQAQMQQNNVTADSQQVVDGLKDGINAKKPKLTPEQMQTAMMDFQKQAMAAQKNSK, encoded by the coding sequence ATGAAATTAACTAAGACTCTACTTGTAGCTCCATTAGTAGCTGGAGCTTTAATTAGTTCTAGTTTTGCAGCAACAGATACAAAATCTAACATAAGTTACTCAGTTGGATATACTATGGGTAAAACTTTACAAGCTCAAATGCAACAAAACAATGTAACTGCTGATAGCCAACAAGTTGTTGATGGCCTAAAAGATGGTATTAATGCTAAAAAACCTAAACTTACTCCTGAACAAATGCAAACTGCCATGATGGATTTTCAAAAACAAGCTATGGCTGCACAAAAAAACTCAAAGTAA
- a CDS encoding Bcr/CflA family efflux MFS transporter — protein MFQLRKGSKYLVFFVVIFVALPPFAIDTYIPAFGSISNFFQVNVSILSITISTYLIGFGVGMVFWGALSDRFGRKNILIIGMLIYVLSTILCSFTHDFNTLVFMRFLQGLGDSPAAVAASAILKDCYRGQKLIKMMATMAMIFMIAPIVAPIVGSLIIFTTGRWQDIFHFLTIYGIILLLITLIIPETLISYNRSKNILSSFSVYFKHLLNIPFMAACLVGGLCFGAFFSFISSSSNLIIEYFKLGYTQYCILFALNILGILFASYYIRRKVTSSNQRYFIFASYISAVVIITVNILASEFFENIYLFIILNTLATASISLINLITSTKAIDILKEGFGAGNAIIRLTRFIAGGVAGFLLSFLSISDLMVDIPAQQLGFIILSILIFMMIKNRLFPVKA, from the coding sequence ATGTTTCAATTAAGAAAAGGTAGTAAATACCTTGTTTTCTTTGTGGTAATCTTTGTTGCATTACCTCCTTTTGCTATTGATACTTATATTCCTGCATTTGGAAGTATTAGCAACTTCTTTCAAGTAAACGTAAGTATTCTATCTATTACAATCTCAACTTATCTTATTGGCTTTGGTGTCGGCATGGTTTTCTGGGGAGCTCTATCAGATAGATTCGGCCGAAAAAACATTCTTATCATTGGCATGCTCATATATGTTTTAAGTACTATACTATGCTCATTTACCCATGATTTTAATACACTAGTATTTATGAGATTTCTGCAAGGTTTAGGAGATTCTCCTGCAGCTGTTGCAGCATCAGCAATATTAAAAGACTGTTACCGAGGGCAAAAACTTATAAAAATGATGGCTACAATGGCTATGATATTTATGATCGCTCCAATAGTTGCTCCTATTGTTGGTAGTTTAATTATTTTCACAACTGGAAGGTGGCAAGATATTTTCCACTTTCTAACAATTTATGGAATTATACTACTTTTAATAACCTTGATAATCCCTGAGACACTTATATCATATAATAGATCTAAAAATATACTATCTAGCTTTAGTGTCTATTTTAAACACTTACTAAATATTCCATTTATGGCAGCATGTTTAGTCGGTGGACTTTGTTTTGGAGCATTTTTTAGTTTTATTAGCTCATCATCAAACTTAATCATAGAGTACTTTAAGCTTGGGTATACTCAGTATTGTATACTTTTTGCCTTAAATATTCTTGGGATCTTATTCGCTAGTTATTATATAAGAAGAAAAGTAACTTCTTCTAATCAAAGATATTTCATATTTGCTAGTTATATATCTGCAGTTGTGATTATAACTGTAAATATTTTAGCTTCAGAGTTTTTTGAAAACATCTACTTATTTATTATTTTAAATACTCTTGCAACAGCTAGTATTTCTCTAATAAACCTAATCACATCAACAAAAGCTATCGATATATTAAAAGAAGGTTTTGGGGCTGGAAATGCTATTATTAGACTTACAAGATTTATTGCAGGAGGAGTTGCAGGATTTCTTCTAAGCTTTTTATCAATATCAGATTTGATGGTAGACATTCCTGCACAACAACTAGGCTTTATAATTTTATCTATACTTATCTTTATGATGATTAAAAATAGATTATTTCCAGTAAAGGCTTAA
- a CDS encoding bifunctional methionine sulfoxide reductase B/A protein, which translates to MFKTKSLTPKEYAIIINKDTEQPFTGRYNDLDQKGVYICRNCATPLFKADSKFISTCGWPSYDIHIDNNVKELPDADGRRTEILCNTCDGHLGHIFHGEGYTKLNTRYCVNSASVDFIASENFGETEEIIVAAGCFWGVEYYMKKLDGVLFAESGYCGGDQPYPNYKQVCNGDTGYLEVVRIIFDKSKLTLDSLLKYFFEIHDFEQADGQGPDIGEQYKSAIFYYDNKQKQIAENIKDTLIQKGYKVATEVRQMKPYYVAEDYHLDYYMKQGTLPYCHTHKKIF; encoded by the coding sequence GTGTTTAAGACAAAAAGTTTAACTCCAAAAGAGTACGCAATTATAATAAATAAAGATACAGAGCAACCATTTACAGGTAGATATAATGATTTAGATCAAAAGGGTGTATACATCTGCAGAAATTGTGCCACTCCTTTATTTAAAGCTGATAGTAAGTTTATATCAACTTGTGGTTGGCCTAGTTATGATATTCATATAGATAATAATGTCAAAGAGCTTCCTGATGCAGATGGTAGAAGGACAGAAATATTGTGTAATACTTGTGATGGACATTTAGGGCATATTTTCCATGGTGAAGGCTATACAAAGCTAAATACGCGTTATTGTGTAAATTCAGCTTCTGTTGATTTTATAGCGAGTGAAAATTTTGGTGAAACTGAAGAAATAATAGTTGCAGCAGGATGCTTTTGGGGTGTTGAGTACTATATGAAAAAACTTGATGGAGTTTTATTTGCTGAATCAGGTTATTGTGGTGGAGATCAACCGTATCCAAACTATAAACAAGTATGTAATGGTGATACAGGTTATCTAGAAGTTGTTAGGATAATTTTTGATAAGTCAAAACTTACTCTAGACTCTTTATTAAAATATTTCTTTGAAATTCATGATTTTGAGCAAGCTGATGGTCAAGGTCCAGATATCGGTGAGCAATATAAATCAGCAATATTCTATTATGATAATAAGCAAAAACAAATTGCAGAAAATATCAAGGACACTCTAATCCAAAAAGGATATAAAGTGGCTACAGAGGTTAGACAGATGAAGCCTTATTATGTAGCAGAAGATTATCATTTAGATTACTATATGAAGCAAGGGACATTGCCTTACTGTCATACACATAAAAAAATATTTTAA
- a CDS encoding TspO/MBR family protein, giving the protein MNNNIKLKDYISLAIFIIVILGVGMLVGALTAHNIPTWFVHLNSPSFAPPNWVFAPVWSILYIMIAISGWLVFLKGQLKEKVFIVYAIQLGLNFLWSFVFFCWHQLDLALLEMTILWIFLAWNIKIFSNISKTAGYLLMPYLVWISFAWILNLSYAAIN; this is encoded by the coding sequence ATGAACAATAATATAAAGCTAAAAGATTACATATCATTGGCTATATTTATAATTGTAATTCTAGGAGTTGGCATGCTAGTTGGGGCCCTAACAGCTCATAATATACCAACCTGGTTTGTTCATCTAAATAGTCCTTCTTTTGCTCCACCTAATTGGGTATTTGCGCCAGTATGGAGCATTTTATATATTATGATCGCTATCTCAGGATGGTTAGTATTTTTGAAAGGACAACTCAAAGAAAAGGTTTTTATTGTTTATGCTATCCAGTTAGGACTTAACTTCTTATGGAGTTTTGTCTTTTTCTGCTGGCATCAGCTAGATTTAGCATTACTAGAAATGACTATATTGTGGATTTTTCTAGCTTGGAATATAAAAATATTTAGCAATATTAGTAAAACGGCTGGATATTTACTTATGCCTTATCTTGTCTGGATAAGCTTTGCTTGGATACTAAACCTTAGTTATGCAGCTATTAATTAA